The Vicia villosa cultivar HV-30 ecotype Madison, WI unplaced genomic scaffold, Vvil1.0 ctg.000464F_1_1_1, whole genome shotgun sequence DNA window CTTCATTTTGTTTTCTCCGCCCCCATTTTCTATATCTCCACCCCCTCTTTATATTGTTACATTTCCCACTCACACAAAAAATATAGCATCACTAACTAACTTTGCATCATAATCTCCCAAATTCTCCAATGGGGTCCCTTCCATCACCACCACCATCACCTTCTCAAGAAAATCTTCTTTCAAATTATGTCATGGTTACAATTTTCTGTCCTAGAGAACCAACACCAAATGTGACACTTTGTAATTCAATTCACCTTTATTATCCTTCATCCAATACATGGAGTTATGTTGGTACAATTCCTGGCCTAGGTGATGACCAAGTATTAAAAGGCTTTTCTTTGGTTTCATTGGGTGATTTTGTTTATATAATCGGTGGACAAATTTGTTACAAAGAAAAAGTTCATGTTAATGACGATTCAGCTGAGTTTCTTGATGAAGGTATAAGAGTTGTACCAAATGTACTTCGTTACAATATAAGAACTAATCAATGGTTCAATTGTGCACCACTAGGTGTTGCTAGATATGATTTTGCTTGCACGGTTTGTGACAATAAGATCTTTGTGGCGGGAGGAAAGTCCATGTTGGCAAGTGCGAGAGGGATCTCGTCGTCTGAGTTGTATGATCCTGAATTTAACACGTGGACCCGTTTACCTAATTTGCATATTTTGAGGTATAAATGTATAGGCGTGACGTGGAAAAGTAAAGTTTATATTGTTGGAGGTTTTGCTGAAAACGAAGACTCTGATTTAACTATGACTAGCATTGTTGAACGGAGTTCTGCTGAAGTTTATGATATACAAGAAAATAAATGGGACCTTATCGCGGGCATGTGGCAACTCGATGTACCACCTAATCAAATTGTGGCGGTGAACGAGTCACTTTTTAGCTCGGGCgattgtttgaatgcttggaaagGACACGTTGAGGTTTACGATGGAAAACTTTGGAATGAAGTCGAGGGATCGCGTAAGAGAAGTCTTTCGACGTTGGAATATAACTACGAGAATTGGCCTTTTAATCAAAGATTATACTTGACTATGGCGCCGATCGGGAATAGATTGTTTTTCTTGGCGGGTTATAGGGTTGGTGATGGAGAATTGGCAAGAACAATGTCGGTTGTTCATGTATTTGATACTTCAACTAGTGCAGATGCTTGGAGAAGCTTTGAACCAATGGAGATGGAAGGTGAGAAAGAGCTTTGTAGCCATTGTTGTGTTGTGCAACTCTCATCACCTTAATTGAAAGTCCTaagaggaaaagaaaaagaaaagaaaaatagaatggTGTATGTTTTATTATAGATTATATCTTATGCAATGATATTTTCACATTCTCTTAACACACTTTTATCAATGATTATAAACTTTATGTGAGTGAAGTTAGTAAAACTTACATAAATTTTATAGAGAAATAGTAATACGTGGATGTAGAGAATTAGAGTGTTTTAATAGTTTTGTATGTTGTAATCAATGCATGGCATTTTTGCTAATGAATTTTGCTTTTAGATGTTTAGAGAAAATCAGATTTTCATGATTGTTGGAGAAGATATCAACTTTTTAAGTTGGATTTGGTATAACATGGTTACATGATTATCTTGATTATGGTTTATAAACCACTTCTAGTAATCATTCACTTCTAGATATACTCCCTCTAAAGAAAAAGCTTTTTTCATTCACTTACACTTACAATCACCACATTAACAAAACACACTATCAAAccaccaataaaataaaacaagactttcgaacaaaaaaaaaaacatacactTTAGCAACCATCAATTTTGATGTAATTATTGATATAGAGATGGCAAAGAAACAATACCGTCTCtgtaaaatcatttaaaaataacaTGGCAGACAAAAACGGTTGAAGATGCAAGTATAAAATCTTAGTATATTTCACCAAAAAAAATTGAGGATGAGATGAGGCAAATATATGTCTTACacatataaaaa harbors:
- the LOC131628555 gene encoding uncharacterized protein LOC131628555, which produces MGSLPSPPPSPSQENLLSNYVMVTIFCPREPTPNVTLCNSIHLYYPSSNTWSYVGTIPGLGDDQVLKGFSLVSLGDFVYIIGGQICYKEKVHVNDDSAEFLDEGIRVVPNVLRYNIRTNQWFNCAPLGVARYDFACTVCDNKIFVAGGKSMLASARGISSSELYDPEFNTWTRLPNLHILRYKCIGVTWKSKVYIVGGFAENEDSDLTMTSIVERSSAEVYDIQENKWDLIAGMWQLDVPPNQIVAVNESLFSSGDCLNAWKGHVEVYDGKLWNEVEGSRKRSLSTLEYNYENWPFNQRLYLTMAPIGNRLFFLAGYRVGDGELARTMSVVHVFDTSTSADAWRSFEPMEMEGEKELCSHCCVVQLSSP